In the genome of Methylophaga nitratireducenticrescens, one region contains:
- a CDS encoding LysE family translocator, producing MMPIDVYLVFIFTSTLLALTPGPDNIFVLTQSALYGKRSGILITLGLCTGLVFHTCLVAFGVATIMQTSDWALSALKIIGAIYLVCLAWQIFNSQTQELSGKGVVMSDTNLYLRGIVMNVTNPKVSIFFLAFLPQFASSNYGAITPQIILLGAIFGVVSLFIFSGISILASTLGDWLKRKPNAQIYLSRTTALIFVVLAFNLLMGLIS from the coding sequence ATGATGCCAATCGACGTTTATTTAGTTTTTATTTTCACCTCAACTCTTTTGGCTCTAACTCCCGGACCAGATAATATCTTTGTGCTTACCCAGTCAGCACTTTATGGTAAACGCAGTGGCATTCTGATTACCTTAGGTCTATGTACAGGGTTGGTTTTTCACACCTGTTTAGTGGCATTCGGTGTTGCCACTATTATGCAAACTTCTGACTGGGCCTTGAGTGCGTTGAAAATTATTGGCGCTATCTATTTGGTCTGCCTGGCATGGCAGATATTTAACAGCCAGACACAAGAATTATCAGGTAAGGGCGTAGTAATGAGTGATACAAACTTATATCTGCGCGGTATTGTGATGAATGTAACTAATCCCAAAGTTAGTATTTTCTTTTTGGCTTTTCTGCCACAGTTCGCCAGTTCAAATTATGGTGCGATTACGCCACAAATTATATTACTTGGGGCTATATTTGGTGTTGTTTCGCTCTTTATCTTTAGTGGTATTTCCATATTAGCTTCAACGCTTGGCGACTGGCTTAAAAGAAAACCCAATGCTCAGATTTATCTCAGTCGCACGACAGCACTGATTTTTGTTGTATTGGCGTTTAATCTTTTGATGGGGCTTATTAGTTGA
- a CDS encoding Rossmann-fold NAD(P)-binding domain-containing protein: MEKLLVFHPGTTDFSLSRSYHSNVPDDKLFTTDFVANRLVEILKGLPTDGELSFLDWRGKNTEW; this comes from the coding sequence ATGGAAAAGTTACTGGTTTTTCATCCCGGTACAACTGACTTTTCACTGTCTCGCTCTTATCATTCGAATGTGCCAGACGATAAGTTATTCACCACGGATTTTGTTGCCAATAGATTGGTTGAAATTCTAAAGGGTTTGCCTACAGACGGCGAATTGTCTTTTCTGGATTGGCGGGGGAAAAACACTGAATGGTAA
- a CDS encoding MotA/TolQ/ExbB proton channel family protein → MNDLMKSFAALIVSIIVVHMIYIGFIRPEAAQLVELALQQQQSSPRNIVVIIKDYEQEICFILMFWGCFLIASSYREILKTKYLYSVDLIETPKNNDDEAQTDSPEHKELDVNRIIHRLDSEIPQDLISSPLVQTLRASLWRYSSTNNVQNLSDAIESNLEALAVKQDSENSMIRYLIWAIPSIGFIGTVRGIGQALSQADQALAGDISGMTDSLGLAFNSTLVALLISIFLMFLFHQLQRMQDSQIVDTQSYCDKYLLRRIR, encoded by the coding sequence ATGAATGATTTGATGAAAAGCTTTGCCGCCTTGATTGTATCGATCATTGTGGTGCACATGATTTATATCGGCTTTATCCGGCCAGAAGCTGCACAACTGGTTGAGCTTGCCTTACAACAGCAGCAATCATCACCACGCAATATTGTGGTTATCATCAAAGATTACGAACAGGAAATCTGTTTTATTCTGATGTTTTGGGGCTGTTTTTTAATTGCCAGTTCCTACCGGGAAATTCTGAAAACCAAATATCTCTATAGCGTGGATCTGATAGAAACACCCAAAAATAATGATGATGAAGCACAAACTGACAGTCCTGAACATAAAGAACTGGATGTAAATCGTATTATTCATCGGTTGGATAGTGAGATTCCTCAGGATTTAATCTCCTCGCCACTGGTTCAGACTTTACGCGCCTCCTTATGGCGTTACAGCTCGACTAATAACGTACAAAATCTCTCGGACGCTATCGAAAGTAATCTGGAAGCGCTGGCCGTCAAACAGGATTCCGAAAATTCCATGATTCGCTACTTGATCTGGGCCATTCCTTCTATTGGCTTTATTGGCACAGTGCGTGGTATTGGTCAGGCACTTTCGCAAGCTGATCAAGCACTTGCTGGCGATATTTCCGGCATGACTGATAGTCTTGGTCTGGCATTTAATTCGACGTTGGTCGCTTTGTTGATCAGTATCTTTCTGATGTTTTTGTTCCATCAACTGCAACGCATGCAGGACAGCCAGATTGTCGATACCCAAAGCTATTGTGACAAATACCTGTTGAGACGCATTCGCTAA
- a CDS encoding PEGA domain-containing protein, with protein MSQFNQQLELARKRQHRMYLWLLTTFVLVFLIIVTVIFASRGTRVEVQPDDASDVSINAESWLAMVILDSVYSLAQSTQIQVAAEGFYPQRHTIERADSGKVITVTLNPLPAKIKLSTSLDDDLTQWLIDDEIIAVANHLEYELPAGEHQLIAQHPHYQTTTLDLTLSRGETVTRDVELQPLQGEFVVNSVPTGAMVTVDAVEVGKTPLTFPLQGGFHDVQLTLQKYETTEETIEIKNPNPTIERNYRLSAETAGVRLNLQPSGGQLTLNGLRIDNQDWLSVEAGKQHRVHYSKPGFFPKTETFTLDTNEKRTIDLTLEEEMGKVEVLSTPSAEVKIDGKALGNTPIELELNAIPHALQLSLQGYRTVSKSITPTANEPQKISVTLLPEAQAKKAEAPRVYKTKAGGELALFFPNDIIKMGAGRDEPGQRANEFLKQVRLNRPFYAGKHEVTNAEFQQFDSSKSGDSQLPITDVSWLEAVRFCNWLSQQEGLTLVYDLQGNQLNQINSNADGYRLLMEAEWEWLARKAGKPEQTLFVWGNDKTIPTKAVNIADESAKGSVKLYVPRFYDGYARVAPVKSLEREKSGLYDLGGNVSEWTHDSYSLTAPKPNTVYQHVLDTSTIAMRVIKGANWRSGSLSELRASYRDGAEQGRDILGFRIGRFLSGGNE; from the coding sequence ATGAGCCAATTTAATCAGCAGCTGGAGCTCGCCCGAAAACGTCAGCACAGAATGTATCTGTGGTTATTGACGACATTTGTATTGGTTTTCCTGATTATAGTGACGGTGATCTTTGCATCACGTGGTACCCGTGTTGAGGTTCAGCCGGATGATGCTTCTGATGTATCAATTAACGCTGAGTCCTGGCTGGCAATGGTTATTTTGGATTCCGTTTATTCGCTTGCCCAATCTACCCAGATTCAAGTTGCTGCAGAAGGCTTTTATCCTCAAAGACACACCATTGAACGAGCTGATTCTGGCAAAGTCATTACGGTCACACTAAATCCGTTGCCAGCTAAGATTAAATTGTCCACATCGCTTGACGATGATCTCACTCAATGGCTGATCGACGATGAAATTATTGCAGTAGCGAATCACCTTGAGTATGAACTTCCTGCGGGCGAACATCAGCTCATTGCCCAGCATCCACATTATCAAACAACGACGCTTGATCTAACACTCAGCCGTGGTGAAACAGTAACCCGCGATGTTGAACTGCAACCGCTGCAGGGGGAGTTTGTTGTAAATTCGGTGCCAACTGGCGCAATGGTAACGGTAGATGCTGTTGAAGTTGGCAAAACACCGCTCACATTTCCACTGCAAGGCGGTTTTCATGATGTGCAATTAACACTGCAAAAATATGAAACCACCGAAGAAACCATCGAGATAAAAAATCCCAACCCCACGATAGAAAGAAACTATCGGTTATCTGCGGAAACGGCGGGTGTTCGGTTAAACCTTCAACCCTCAGGTGGACAACTGACATTAAATGGACTGCGGATCGATAATCAAGACTGGCTTTCGGTTGAAGCGGGTAAACAGCACCGGGTGCACTATTCCAAGCCGGGTTTTTTTCCCAAAACGGAAACGTTCACTTTGGACACCAATGAAAAAAGAACCATTGATCTCACCTTGGAAGAAGAAATGGGCAAGGTGGAAGTGTTATCCACGCCATCTGCTGAAGTGAAAATTGATGGAAAAGCGCTAGGAAATACGCCAATTGAGTTGGAATTAAATGCCATTCCACATGCTCTACAGCTGAGCCTGCAGGGATATCGAACGGTCTCGAAAAGCATTACCCCAACGGCTAATGAACCACAAAAAATATCCGTTACTTTACTGCCCGAAGCACAAGCCAAAAAAGCTGAAGCCCCCAGAGTGTATAAAACCAAAGCTGGTGGTGAGTTAGCACTGTTTTTCCCCAACGACATTATTAAAATGGGTGCAGGGCGTGATGAGCCGGGGCAGCGTGCGAACGAGTTTTTAAAACAAGTCCGACTTAATCGACCTTTTTATGCCGGTAAACATGAAGTTACTAATGCTGAGTTCCAGCAGTTTGATAGCAGCAAATCAGGCGATAGTCAATTACCGATAACCGATGTTAGCTGGCTGGAAGCAGTCAGATTCTGCAACTGGTTAAGCCAGCAGGAAGGCCTGACACTTGTATACGACCTGCAGGGCAATCAGCTCAATCAAATTAATAGCAATGCCGATGGCTATCGATTATTAATGGAAGCGGAGTGGGAATGGCTGGCTCGAAAAGCGGGTAAACCTGAGCAAACTTTGTTCGTCTGGGGCAATGATAAAACCATCCCAACCAAAGCAGTGAATATTGCCGATGAATCTGCTAAAGGCAGTGTAAAGCTATATGTGCCAAGATTTTATGATGGCTATGCGCGAGTTGCTCCAGTGAAGAGCCTTGAGCGGGAAAAGTCCGGGCTTTACGATTTGGGAGGCAATGTCAGCGAATGGACCCACGACAGTTACTCGCTAACGGCACCAAAACCGAATACCGTTTATCAACATGTTCTTGATACCTCAACCATAGCAATGCGTGTGATAAAAGGCGCAAACTGGCGTTCAGGTTCACTCAGTGAATTAAGAGCGTCCTACCGTGATGGTGCTGAGCAGGGACGCGATATTCTGGGCTTTAGAATCGGCCGTTTTTTATCTGGAGGAAATGAGTGA
- a CDS encoding TMF family protein, whose protein sequence is MKHRRKGIDIFSLSFLDVISCGFGAVVMLILISKTDVDVSTAGADDISSLLASLIGLENSIAEVSQQIEQELSTLEGLSGEKQAIAQAESSLENQLKALQQKNAALEENISGLSLVESRLKQAALPTPRKSADKRSEEVGGIPVDSDYVVFIIDTSGSMKQIWSRVSREVVNVLNIHPEVKGFQILNDMGTSMISGYDGRWMPDTPSTRNSAIRMFENWSVVSNSSPVEGVEMALRKYAKPNITTSIYVFGDDYTGSSYDPVIDRLTKQNKQLSDGRRLAKIHGVGFLSVNSTDRFSILMRELTKRNEGTYIALPP, encoded by the coding sequence ATGAAACATCGTAGAAAAGGGATCGATATATTCAGTCTGTCTTTTCTGGACGTGATTTCCTGTGGGTTTGGCGCAGTGGTAATGCTGATTTTGATCTCTAAAACCGATGTCGATGTTTCTACCGCCGGTGCCGATGATATCAGCAGTTTACTGGCCTCGTTGATTGGCTTGGAAAACTCGATAGCTGAAGTCAGTCAGCAAATTGAGCAGGAGCTTTCGACGTTAGAAGGCTTATCGGGTGAAAAACAGGCTATCGCTCAGGCTGAATCTTCTTTGGAAAATCAGCTCAAAGCACTTCAGCAAAAAAATGCCGCTCTGGAAGAAAATATTTCGGGATTAAGTTTGGTGGAATCACGCCTAAAGCAGGCAGCTTTGCCAACGCCAAGGAAATCTGCTGATAAGCGTTCCGAAGAGGTCGGGGGTATTCCGGTCGACAGCGATTATGTGGTGTTTATTATCGACACGTCCGGCAGTATGAAACAGATATGGTCGCGGGTATCCAGAGAAGTGGTGAACGTGTTGAATATTCACCCTGAAGTGAAAGGCTTCCAGATATTAAATGATATGGGGACATCGATGATTTCCGGCTACGATGGCCGCTGGATGCCTGATACGCCCTCAACAAGAAACAGTGCCATCAGAATGTTTGAGAATTGGTCAGTTGTCTCCAACAGTAGTCCGGTGGAAGGCGTGGAAATGGCGTTGAGAAAATATGCCAAACCCAATATCACTACTTCAATCTACGTATTTGGGGATGATTACACCGGATCATCATATGACCCTGTTATTGACCGTTTAACCAAACAGAACAAGCAACTCAGCGATGGGCGACGATTAGCCAAAATTCATGGAGTAGGCTTTTTATCGGTTAATAGCACTGACAGATTCAGCATATTGATGCGAGAGTTGACCAAGCGTAATGAGGGTACTTATATCGCGTTACCGCCCTAG
- a CDS encoding CHASE2 domain-containing protein, with amino-acid sequence MNKINKKFEFFIKALVFILLGYFLILFNLFGISEISDKYFQDKLYAISSPLYPEQARDKTLILLINDNSLTALHEQGFFQANEWPILYSDHGVLLATLLKYKPSSLFIDIYFKQERSTDNSAPRLLSMLDYYGLKANIPIMFAGGYPDESLTKFQKQLKNRFELVINGWTSPIGNYPLNIDSQKTVATRLYEITCLNSNANSGCSNISEKLITSTKNLSVRWGSSPAKPIDETLSKNYCEAPSILSYLSLDNIFNDHLAVQCPFHQILHADDLIYIDKYGTSDQKVLLKNTIINRNVLYGANFEGLHDEVLSPVHGKLPGVMYHAMALDNLMVDGEKYLRVSDAFSQKVSLIAWSVIAFFITFLVSKRSEFDDYFNGYYSTFILSVNALLIWLYGYFMFRFFGYEPGHSASFILALLGAVTLGNKLDELTIRLSSIMTSSAQTRQFIKAPCSVFKKPLPIPQLKENVMRLLILGLITWAVFSSQVNAEETQVLSFSFEEVEVKLNGQYKYIESNVIGELPIRVLEENKKGWLKLDSEVSDDLWISKSTVTLNTDKPVIDCKSMAIGKNQHTQQHGTRGAGEGCQ; translated from the coding sequence GTGAATAAAATTAATAAAAAATTTGAATTTTTCATCAAAGCACTTGTTTTTATTTTATTAGGTTATTTTCTAATTTTATTTAACCTTTTCGGTATAAGCGAGATAAGCGATAAATATTTTCAGGATAAACTTTACGCCATATCTTCTCCACTGTATCCAGAACAAGCAAGAGATAAAACACTTATATTATTGATAAATGATAATTCACTTACGGCATTACATGAACAAGGTTTTTTTCAGGCTAATGAATGGCCTATCTTATATAGCGACCATGGTGTTTTGCTAGCAACATTGCTGAAATATAAACCCAGTAGTTTATTTATCGATATATATTTTAAGCAGGAAAGATCTACTGATAATTCAGCACCTAGATTATTATCGATGCTAGATTATTATGGATTGAAGGCAAATATCCCTATTATGTTTGCTGGGGGGTATCCCGATGAGAGTTTAACTAAATTTCAAAAACAACTAAAAAATCGATTCGAATTGGTTATAAATGGATGGACTTCACCAATTGGTAATTATCCGCTCAATATTGATTCTCAGAAAACAGTAGCGACCAGACTTTATGAAATTACATGCTTAAACAGTAATGCCAACTCTGGATGTAGCAATATTTCTGAAAAGTTGATTACATCAACAAAAAACCTTTCTGTCCGTTGGGGAAGTTCACCTGCCAAGCCAATAGACGAAACTCTCTCAAAAAATTATTGTGAAGCGCCATCAATTCTCTCCTATCTTAGTCTTGACAACATATTCAATGATCACCTTGCTGTTCAGTGCCCGTTTCATCAAATCTTGCATGCAGATGATCTCATCTATATTGATAAATATGGAACGTCAGATCAGAAGGTATTACTCAAAAACACCATTATTAATCGGAACGTCTTATATGGTGCCAATTTTGAAGGATTGCATGACGAGGTGCTATCACCTGTTCACGGTAAGTTACCTGGTGTTATGTATCACGCAATGGCTTTAGATAATTTAATGGTTGATGGAGAGAAATATTTAAGGGTGAGTGATGCTTTCTCTCAAAAGGTCTCTCTAATTGCATGGAGTGTTATTGCTTTCTTTATTACTTTCTTAGTTTCAAAGCGTAGTGAATTTGATGACTATTTTAATGGATATTATTCAACATTCATCTTAAGTGTAAATGCGCTTTTAATTTGGTTATATGGATATTTTATGTTCAGATTTTTTGGTTATGAACCCGGTCATTCAGCAAGCTTTATTCTCGCACTTTTGGGTGCCGTAACACTCGGAAATAAGTTAGATGAGTTAACTATAAGACTCAGTTCGATAATGACTTCCTCGGCTCAAACCCGACAATTTATTAAAGCACCTTGTTCAGTGTTTAAAAAACCATTACCCATACCACAACTAAAGGAGAACGTTATGCGTCTACTAATATTAGGGCTCATTACTTGGGCAGTTTTTTCATCACAAGTTAATGCGGAAGAAACTCAAGTACTTAGTTTTAGTTTCGAGGAGGTTGAGGTGAAACTTAATGGTCAATATAAATATATAGAGAGTAATGTTATTGGTGAGCTTCCCATTAGAGTGCTTGAAGAAAATAAAAAAGGTTGGCTCAAATTAGATTCTGAAGTTTCTGATGATCTTTGGATTTCAAAAAGTACTGTTACGTTGAATACCGATAAACCAGTAATTGATTGTAAATCTATGGCAATTGGCAAAAACCAACATACGCAACAGCATGGAACCAGGGGAGCAGGCGAAGGATGTCAATAA
- a CDS encoding TrkH family potassium uptake protein: MKKMTPRIAETARSLWLIYLLLTVCCALAYWFAGMSFFDAIGHAFTTVATGGFSTHDDSIGYFNSPLIEAIAIVFMLAGGVNFAVHFLVLRRKLISSYAEDPEVRTFGLLFVFASIFIAISLYFAGVYSAGWEALRYAAFQVASIMTSTGFGTAVFAEWPLHIPLILVILSFIGGCAGSTAGGIKVMRIMLLAKLGLRQLELLVHPRSVSVVKLGKRPISETVLFSIWGFYVLYIVTALVLTVAMMAAGLDLVSAFGAVVATINLLGPGLGEVASNFATMDATVKWLGIFAMLVGRLEVFTLLILFLPAYWRN, translated from the coding sequence ATGAAAAAAATGACACCTAGAATCGCTGAAACTGCCCGTTCCCTTTGGCTGATCTATCTGTTGCTTACGGTGTGTTGTGCGTTGGCTTACTGGTTTGCGGGAATGAGCTTCTTTGATGCGATAGGCCATGCTTTTACTACGGTGGCGACTGGAGGGTTTTCTACTCATGACGACAGTATCGGCTATTTTAACAGCCCACTTATTGAAGCTATCGCCATCGTATTTATGCTGGCTGGCGGGGTGAACTTTGCCGTGCATTTTTTAGTGCTAAGACGCAAGCTAATATCATCCTATGCCGAAGACCCAGAAGTAAGAACTTTTGGATTGTTGTTTGTGTTTGCCAGTATTTTTATTGCGATAAGTCTTTATTTCGCCGGGGTGTATTCTGCCGGATGGGAAGCGCTTCGTTATGCTGCGTTTCAGGTGGCTTCCATTATGACCAGTACCGGTTTTGGTACGGCGGTATTTGCGGAATGGCCATTACACATCCCATTAATTCTGGTGATTTTATCGTTTATTGGTGGATGTGCCGGTTCAACCGCTGGCGGTATTAAAGTTATGCGCATCATGTTGCTTGCTAAATTGGGTTTACGGCAGCTTGAGCTATTGGTGCATCCAAGATCTGTGTCGGTGGTGAAGTTGGGAAAACGGCCAATATCTGAAACAGTATTGTTTTCGATTTGGGGTTTTTATGTGCTCTATATTGTCACAGCATTGGTGCTGACCGTTGCGATGATGGCAGCCGGGCTTGATTTGGTTTCAGCCTTTGGGGCGGTAGTCGCAACGATCAATCTTCTGGGCCCGGGTTTAGGGGAGGTAGCCTCGAATTTTGCCACAATGGATGCCACGGTTAAATGGCTCGGGATCTTTGCGATGCTGGTAGGGCGCCTGGAAGTGTTCACCTTGTTGATTCTATTTCTGCCAGCCTATTGGCGCAATTAA
- a CDS encoding VWA domain-containing protein: MAYRRKKAEGSSLAFLDIMSCGLGAVILVFMLVKQKIDETPVEIDNLKQDISQLEQVRDDAETTLGQIREQLSSENARYQALKKQLNDKQSTLESQSQQVQRSESELDELKSSITSIEIPKQQADLVESPRINEENYLLGLKVEGPKIAILVDTSASMTNEKLIDIIRTKNSSQQNKQNSAKWQRTKNVVEWLLARTPENSDVVVVAFSEDAKVLGDKKGWQKASASQTTASIMSDLNIIVPEGATNLQKGLNTVNQYSPSNLYVITDGLPTKGESQYRSLNPFSSCSSLTGNAQTISGKCRVKLFQQTINESGKRGVQVDVIMLPLEGDPDAVNQYWIWAATTGGLLISPASNWP; the protein is encoded by the coding sequence ATGGCCTACCGACGTAAAAAAGCCGAAGGTTCCAGTCTGGCATTCCTGGATATCATGTCCTGTGGATTGGGCGCGGTTATCCTTGTGTTTATGCTGGTCAAGCAGAAAATTGATGAAACCCCGGTTGAAATCGATAATCTTAAACAGGACATCAGTCAGCTTGAACAGGTGAGGGATGATGCTGAGACCACATTGGGTCAAATAAGGGAACAGCTAAGTAGTGAAAATGCACGTTATCAGGCGTTAAAAAAACAACTGAATGATAAGCAGTCGACACTGGAAAGTCAGAGTCAGCAAGTCCAACGATCTGAAAGTGAACTGGATGAACTTAAATCCAGTATTACCTCGATTGAAATACCCAAACAACAGGCCGATCTGGTTGAGTCGCCCCGAATAAATGAAGAAAATTACCTGCTGGGTCTCAAAGTTGAAGGCCCCAAAATAGCGATTCTGGTTGATACCAGTGCTTCAATGACCAATGAAAAACTGATTGATATTATTCGCACCAAAAACAGTTCCCAGCAAAACAAGCAGAATTCCGCCAAATGGCAACGCACTAAAAATGTTGTTGAGTGGTTACTGGCACGAACACCGGAAAACAGTGACGTTGTGGTGGTGGCTTTTAGCGAAGATGCCAAGGTATTAGGTGATAAAAAAGGTTGGCAAAAAGCCAGTGCATCACAAACGACTGCTTCAATTATGAGTGATTTGAATATCATTGTTCCAGAAGGCGCAACAAACCTGCAAAAAGGCTTGAATACCGTAAATCAGTATTCGCCATCCAACCTCTACGTGATTACTGACGGTTTACCGACCAAAGGGGAATCGCAATATCGTAGTCTGAATCCTTTCTCCAGTTGCAGTTCGCTCACCGGAAATGCCCAGACGATTTCCGGTAAATGTCGGGTAAAACTATTTCAGCAAACCATCAATGAAAGTGGGAAGCGGGGAGTGCAGGTGGATGTCATTATGCTGCCACTTGAAGGGGATCCTGATGCCGTTAATCAATACTGGATTTGGGCTGCCACTACCGGTGGATTACTGATCAGTCCGGCGAGTAACTGGCCATGA
- a CDS encoding dienelactone hydrolase family protein, whose translation MKWVVLAFFWFLSFPLPAKPVHYQVNDEIFEGYFVSSADSAPLVILIHDWDGVTDYEIKRANMLFDAGYAVFAVDIYGAGVRPVAIADRKHHTGELYRDRQRMRDLINGGINKAKQLGAATDNAVMMGYCLGGTAVLEMARAGSLMKGFVAIHGGLGTPEDQNYKNVQAEILVQHGSADANITMKEFITLSAAMDKDSAPNEMIVYGGAEHSFTKAGNPHYDADADEKSWQRLLTFLDEKLR comes from the coding sequence ATGAAATGGGTTGTTTTGGCTTTTTTCTGGTTTCTCAGCTTTCCACTGCCAGCAAAGCCGGTTCACTATCAGGTCAATGATGAAATATTTGAAGGGTATTTTGTCAGCTCCGCTGATTCAGCCCCATTAGTTATTCTGATTCATGACTGGGATGGGGTAACCGATTATGAGATTAAACGCGCCAATATGCTGTTTGATGCGGGTTATGCAGTTTTTGCGGTGGACATTTATGGAGCAGGCGTTCGGCCTGTTGCTATTGCCGATAGAAAGCACCATACAGGTGAATTGTATCGTGATCGTCAGCGCATGCGAGATCTAATCAACGGCGGTATCAATAAAGCGAAACAACTCGGTGCAGCCACCGACAATGCGGTCATGATGGGATATTGTCTAGGAGGTACTGCTGTATTGGAAATGGCTCGCGCAGGTTCGCTGATGAAAGGGTTTGTGGCGATTCACGGAGGCTTGGGTACCCCTGAGGATCAGAATTATAAAAATGTTCAGGCTGAAATACTGGTGCAGCATGGATCAGCTGATGCCAATATTACTATGAAAGAATTTATTACTTTGAGTGCCGCTATGGATAAGGATAGCGCTCCCAATGAAATGATTGTTTACGGTGGTGCAGAGCATTCATTTACTAAAGCAGGTAATCCTCATTATGATGCAGATGCTGATGAGAAGTCCTGGCAGCGCCTGTTAACTTTTCTGGATGAAAAATTGCGTTAG
- the trkA gene encoding Trk system potassium transporter TrkA, whose protein sequence is MKIIILGAGQVGSSTAESLVNEGNDVTVIDQNPVLLERLQEHLDIRTVVGYAAHPGTLLKAGIKDTDMLIAVTHNDEINMIACQIASSLFNTPKKLARIRAADYLEYPALFALDAVPIDVIISPEQLVTDYITHLIEQPEVLQVLTFFEDRARLVAVRVDAGSIMDGKAIHDLLDLLPKIQMRIAAIFRNESAIPLGGKIILQAEDEVFFLAEKHQISELVKVFKKDYQPYKRIFIAGGGQIGKQLAQRLEKSHNVKIIEHNENRARVIAEDLHHSLVLHGDVGDASLLKEEYIHKTDVFCAVTNDDEANILSAMLAKRLGARKTFSIISKASHVELVEGTSIDIAVSPAQITIGTLLTHIRRGDVITVHSLRQGAAEAIEIVAHGDKQTSNVVGRKLSELKLPKTATVGAILRKEKILFAEKNIEIESGDHLVIFLTEQQDVDEVEKLFQVGFEFL, encoded by the coding sequence ATGAAAATTATTATTCTGGGTGCGGGACAGGTCGGCAGTTCGACGGCAGAAAGTCTGGTCAATGAAGGTAACGATGTCACGGTCATTGATCAAAACCCGGTACTACTGGAACGACTGCAGGAGCATCTGGATATTCGCACGGTGGTAGGGTATGCAGCGCATCCCGGAACCTTGTTAAAGGCGGGTATCAAAGACACCGACATGCTGATCGCGGTCACCCATAATGATGAGATCAATATGATTGCCTGTCAGATTGCCAGCTCATTATTTAATACGCCCAAAAAACTGGCTCGGATACGTGCCGCAGATTATCTGGAATATCCGGCTTTATTTGCGCTGGATGCGGTGCCAATTGATGTCATTATCAGTCCTGAACAATTAGTCACTGATTACATTACCCATCTGATTGAGCAACCTGAAGTCTTGCAGGTTCTGACTTTTTTTGAAGATCGCGCACGATTGGTCGCCGTTAGAGTAGATGCCGGGAGTATTATGGATGGTAAAGCCATCCATGATTTGCTGGATCTGCTTCCCAAAATACAAATGCGCATTGCGGCTATTTTCCGTAATGAGAGTGCTATTCCATTGGGTGGAAAAATCATTTTGCAGGCTGAAGATGAAGTATTTTTTCTGGCCGAAAAACATCAAATCAGTGAGTTGGTAAAAGTATTCAAAAAAGATTACCAACCGTATAAACGAATATTTATTGCCGGTGGCGGACAAATTGGTAAACAACTGGCTCAACGCTTGGAAAAGTCGCATAACGTTAAAATTATCGAACATAATGAAAATCGGGCACGGGTGATCGCCGAAGATCTGCATCACAGCCTAGTATTACATGGTGATGTAGGCGATGCCAGCCTGCTTAAGGAAGAATATATTCATAAAACGGATGTGTTCTGCGCTGTGACTAACGACGACGAAGCTAATATCTTGTCTGCGATGCTGGCCAAGCGCCTGGGAGCTCGCAAAACCTTTTCCATTATCAGTAAGGCCAGCCATGTAGAGCTGGTTGAAGGAACCAGTATTGATATTGCTGTATCGCCCGCACAAATCACTATTGGGACCTTATTGACCCATATTCGTCGTGGTGATGTGATTACCGTGCATTCGTTAAGACAGGGGGCTGCAGAAGCCATAGAGATTGTGGCACATGGCGATAAGCAGACTTCTAATGTTGTGGGACGCAAACTTTCAGAACTCAAACTGCCTAAAACGGCTACCGTCGGAGCGATATTACGCAAAGAAAAGATTTTGTTTGCCGAAAAAAATATTGAGATTGAAAGTGGTGATCATCTGGTCATCTTTTTGACCGAGCAGCAGGATGTCGATGAGGTTGAAAAACTGTTTCAAGTGGGATTTGAGTTTTTGTAA